The Flavobacteriales bacterium genome contains a region encoding:
- a CDS encoding phosphoribosylformylglycinamidine cyclo-ligase: MSQQERYNQRGVSASKEDIHEAIKDIDKGLFPKAFCKIIPDHLTGSPDHCLVMHADGAGTKSSLAYMYWKETGDLSVWKGIAQDALIMNIDDLLCVGATDQILVSSTIGRNKNLVPGEVISALINGNEELLAQLRELGVGVCSTGGETADVGDLVRTIIVDSTVTCRMRRDEVISNDRIQPGDVIVGLASFGQATYETEYNGGMGSNGLTSARHDVFDRSLAEKYPESFDPSVPLDLVYSGSKGLTDVVEGVSLDAGKLVLSPTRTYAPVIKEILKENRSNIHGMVHCSGGAQTKVLHFIDEHHVIKDNLFATPPLFKLIHEESGTDWKEMYQVFNMGHRMELYLPESEAERIIQTAENFGIGAQIVGRVESGEKKLSIKSEHGTFEYS; encoded by the coding sequence ATGAGTCAACAAGAAAGATACAACCAGAGAGGGGTAAGCGCTTCAAAAGAAGACATTCACGAAGCCATTAAGGACATCGACAAAGGGCTTTTCCCGAAGGCCTTCTGTAAGATCATACCGGATCACCTGACAGGTAGCCCAGACCATTGTCTCGTGATGCATGCCGATGGTGCTGGAACTAAGTCGAGCTTGGCTTACATGTACTGGAAAGAGACCGGAGATCTTTCTGTTTGGAAAGGAATTGCGCAGGATGCATTGATCATGAATATCGATGACCTTCTTTGCGTCGGTGCAACCGATCAAATCCTTGTGAGCTCCACTATTGGAAGGAATAAAAATCTGGTTCCAGGCGAAGTGATTAGTGCCCTTATCAACGGAAACGAGGAGTTGTTGGCTCAACTGAGGGAATTGGGAGTTGGAGTTTGCAGCACAGGTGGTGAAACGGCTGATGTTGGCGATTTGGTTCGTACGATCATTGTTGATTCAACAGTGACCTGTCGAATGAGAAGGGATGAAGTAATCAGTAACGATCGAATACAACCGGGCGACGTAATCGTTGGTTTGGCAAGTTTTGGTCAGGCCACTTATGAAACCGAGTACAATGGTGGCATGGGGTCGAATGGATTGACTTCGGCACGACATGATGTCTTTGATAGGTCTTTGGCAGAGAAGTATCCAGAGTCATTTGATCCGAGCGTACCTCTTGATTTGGTTTACTCAGGGTCCAAAGGCCTTACTGATGTCGTTGAGGGAGTCAGCCTCGACGCTGGAAAGCTCGTTCTTTCACCAACGCGGACCTACGCTCCGGTCATTAAGGAAATTCTTAAAGAAAACCGAAGTAACATCCACGGTATGGTCCATTGCAGCGGAGGAGCTCAAACAAAAGTGCTGCACTTTATTGATGAGCATCATGTTATAAAGGACAACCTTTTTGCTACCCCACCACTTTTTAAGTTGATTCACGAAGAGAGCGGTACGGACTGGAAAGAAATGTACCAAGTATTCAACATGGGGCACCGAATGGAGTTGTACTTACCAGAAAGCGAGGCAGAACGTATAATTCAGACCGCTGAGAATTTTGGTATCGGAGCCCAAATCGTTGGTCGAGTTGAATCAGGGGAAAAGAAACTGAGCATTAAGAGCGAACACGGAACATTCGAATACTCATAA
- the prfA gene encoding peptide chain release factor 1 — protein sequence MLEQLNGIKRRYNDLATQISDPDVIADMKRYVELNKQYKELEPIVQAGNQYRELVEGIEEARDILNNEKDPELKEMAKMQLEELEPQEEAWTEKIKVLLIPKDPEDAKNAVMEIRAGTGGDEANLFAGDLYRIYMRYAENEGFKTELVDYAEGTAGGYKEIIFNINGDNAYGLFKYESGVHRVQRVPATETQGRVHTSAATVAVLPEAEEFDVEIDMNDVKKETYCSSGPGGQSVNTTYSAVRLTHVPTGIVAQCQDQKSQIKNFDKALKVLRSRIYERELQKHLDEISSKRKTMVSSGDRSAKIRTYNFPQGRVTDHRINLTLYNLNDIMNGDLAKISDELQMVENVKKMKEGEQTNA from the coding sequence CTGTTGGAACAATTGAATGGAATTAAGCGCAGGTACAACGACCTGGCTACCCAAATCAGCGATCCGGATGTGATCGCCGATATGAAGCGCTACGTGGAGCTCAATAAACAGTACAAAGAGCTCGAACCTATCGTCCAAGCGGGCAATCAATACCGGGAGCTCGTAGAAGGAATTGAAGAGGCACGCGATATCCTCAATAATGAAAAAGATCCCGAGCTCAAGGAAATGGCTAAAATGCAGCTTGAGGAACTAGAGCCACAAGAAGAAGCTTGGACCGAAAAGATCAAGGTCCTACTTATTCCGAAGGATCCTGAGGATGCGAAAAATGCGGTGATGGAGATTCGTGCAGGTACCGGAGGAGATGAGGCGAATTTGTTTGCCGGCGACCTATACAGGATCTATATGCGTTATGCGGAAAATGAAGGATTCAAGACTGAACTCGTAGATTATGCCGAAGGAACGGCAGGTGGTTACAAAGAGATCATCTTCAATATCAATGGTGATAACGCCTACGGATTGTTCAAGTACGAATCCGGTGTTCACCGAGTTCAACGGGTACCCGCGACGGAGACTCAAGGCCGTGTGCACACGTCTGCGGCGACGGTAGCCGTTTTGCCCGAAGCGGAAGAGTTCGATGTAGAAATCGACATGAACGATGTTAAGAAAGAAACGTACTGCAGTTCCGGGCCCGGAGGACAATCAGTGAATACGACCTACTCTGCTGTGCGCTTGACTCACGTTCCGACCGGAATCGTAGCTCAATGTCAGGATCAGAAGTCGCAAATCAAAAACTTCGATAAAGCCCTCAAGGTCTTGCGTAGTCGTATATACGAACGCGAATTGCAGAAGCACCTCGATGAGATCTCGAGCAAGCGAAAGACCATGGTGAGTTCCGGTGACCGATCGGCCAAGATTCGAACTTATAATTTTCCGCAAGGTCGTGTAACCGATCACAGGATCAACCTGACCTTGTACAATCTGAACGATATTATG
- a CDS encoding OmpA family protein has product MKRLGSVLTALLFVGILSVSAQTNYTIQADQAFEAQLFAQAAELYKKASSKEKDRQIKEEITFRMAECYRMMGDWRKAAGYYNRTIKRRYPDPVAKLYYADMLKAQGEYDEAIVAYENYRQDAPSDPRGREGVESCKKALEWLETTSRYELENLRDFNTKENDFAPAWGDKDQTSIIFTSQREDGAGKDIDGWTDQGFMDLYETHEERKRRGGRRSRSGTEDEAPSWSVPAPLPDDINTKAHEGFASVNERGNMLFFTRCENLKNAGFLGCRIYMARKKGKTWGEPELVNINVDSLASIGHPFLLDDETMIVAADLGEEGGRDLYKLTYERRVRTWGTPENLGPQVNTVGFEGYPFVQGDYLYFTSDGHPGMGAWDIFRVKMNPDGTFGEVENMKSPINSNSDDFAIIFKGDEPEVGYMTSNRDGGHGGDDIYAVRLKPLLFALSGVVTDTKSGRTLDRVTVKLVGSDGAALETTTDKSGAYYFGADQLAEGVNYTLNFEAKDYLTKSGSVTTVGIPLSAFEETTDGFLHTLVMNKELDPIRKPIVLPKIEYDFNSAELRPEAMESLDGLVEVLEDNPNITIELRSHTDHIGSDPANQQLSQRRAQSCVDYLISKGIAEDRLIAVGMGENEPFVINESYEGPEYLKAGDRLTEAFIRRLQRDNGDEADEIARQLNRRTDFQVKSRNYVPKGQ; this is encoded by the coding sequence ATGAAGAGACTCGGATCGGTACTCACAGCCTTACTCTTTGTCGGCATCCTTAGCGTATCAGCACAAACAAATTACACCATTCAAGCAGACCAAGCATTTGAAGCTCAGCTTTTTGCGCAGGCCGCTGAATTGTATAAAAAAGCTTCTTCCAAGGAGAAAGACCGTCAAATCAAAGAAGAGATCACATTCCGCATGGCGGAGTGTTATCGAATGATGGGCGATTGGAGAAAAGCGGCAGGTTATTACAACCGCACCATCAAACGCCGCTATCCTGATCCGGTCGCAAAGCTTTACTACGCGGATATGTTGAAGGCTCAAGGAGAATACGATGAGGCAATTGTTGCCTATGAAAATTACCGTCAGGACGCTCCGTCCGACCCTCGGGGTAGAGAAGGGGTAGAAAGTTGTAAAAAGGCTCTAGAGTGGCTCGAAACTACATCGCGCTATGAACTAGAGAACCTGCGAGATTTCAATACGAAAGAAAACGATTTTGCTCCGGCTTGGGGCGATAAAGATCAAACTTCGATCATCTTTACTTCACAGCGCGAGGATGGTGCCGGTAAGGATATTGACGGCTGGACCGATCAAGGATTCATGGACTTGTACGAAACACATGAAGAGCGCAAGCGTCGCGGTGGTCGACGAAGCAGAAGTGGCACTGAAGACGAAGCCCCATCGTGGTCCGTTCCTGCCCCACTGCCCGATGATATTAACACAAAAGCTCACGAAGGTTTCGCATCGGTGAACGAGCGTGGTAACATGTTGTTCTTTACTCGTTGTGAGAATTTGAAGAACGCCGGTTTCTTGGGCTGCCGTATTTATATGGCGCGTAAGAAGGGTAAGACATGGGGCGAGCCTGAGTTGGTGAATATCAATGTTGACTCTTTGGCTTCTATCGGTCATCCATTCTTGTTGGATGATGAGACCATGATCGTAGCTGCTGACCTTGGAGAAGAAGGTGGCCGCGACTTGTACAAACTTACTTATGAGCGTCGCGTACGTACTTGGGGTACGCCTGAAAACTTGGGTCCACAAGTGAATACGGTTGGATTCGAGGGTTATCCGTTCGTACAAGGTGACTACTTATATTTTACATCAGATGGTCACCCAGGAATGGGTGCTTGGGATATCTTCCGGGTGAAAATGAATCCCGATGGAACCTTCGGAGAAGTGGAGAACATGAAGTCTCCGATAAACTCCAACTCTGATGACTTCGCCATCATCTTCAAAGGCGACGAGCCAGAAGTAGGATACATGACTTCCAATCGAGATGGCGGTCATGGAGGTGATGACATTTACGCCGTTCGTTTGAAGCCGCTTCTTTTTGCACTTTCTGGAGTTGTTACCGACACGAAGTCTGGCCGAACTCTTGATCGCGTTACGGTTAAATTAGTAGGTAGCGACGGTGCGGCACTCGAGACTACCACAGATAAATCTGGAGCATACTACTTTGGCGCTGATCAGTTGGCCGAAGGAGTTAACTATACTTTGAATTTCGAAGCCAAAGATTATTTAACGAAATCAGGTAGTGTAACTACCGTGGGTATTCCGCTTTCTGCATTCGAAGAAACCACAGATGGTTTCTTGCATACCTTGGTTATGAATAAGGAACTGGATCCGATCCGCAAGCCGATCGTACTTCCTAAGATCGAGTATGACTTTAACAGTGCAGAGCTTCGCCCGGAAGCCATGGAGTCATTGGACGGGTTGGTTGAAGTTTTGGAAGACAACCCGAACATTACCATTGAGCTTCGTTCGCATACTGACCACATCGGTAGTGACCCCGCTAACCAGCAGCTTTCACAACGTCGTGCACAATCTTGTGTCGATTACTTGATCTCAAAAGGTATTGCCGAGGATCGCTTGATCGCAGTTGGTATGGGGGAGAATGAACCGTTCGTCATCAACGAGTCTTATGAAGGACCTGAGTACTTGAAAGCGGGAGATCGTTTGACCGAGGCATTCATTCGTCGCTTGCAACGCGATAATGGTGATGAGGCCGATGAGATTGCTCGTCAGTTGAATCGTAGAACGGACTTCCAGGTGAAAAGCCGTAACTACGTTCCAAAAGGACAGTAG